One Leptolyngbya sp. SIO1E4 genomic region harbors:
- a CDS encoding type 2 lantipeptide synthetase LanM family protein codes for MTNAIKSPDRNIGRHEILANVPIAVTDEYLLAIATKASYLSEILPIIRTLEAAQEREESATSPSAEQQAELQRRLDFWRNHAAKGDPVKFQRRLDWDHITPDMVQRILLQGDQIQPDHLPAWTKTLAQIIEVAEGFRAEHYPDLPQPPKPVPFQTLCLTAVVVAQQRLKAQAAEYKALLSTDAWDALYSSLLDEVAHVAVPTLMARFHELRSTKGDLNLFFLTSVQSEPSTELYEAFVEQHLGDGLRSLFAEHSVLGRLMATLVDLWVEATGEFLAHLQQDWSLIEQRFSPGHSLGKVIAIEPSLSDPHEGRRTVAILTFDTGLKVVYKPKKLGLAAAFNDFLDWCNQQENLLPFEYPIILDQETYGWVEFVENRSCSSEAAIGRFYRRQGMMLCLVDILEGNDFHYENILACGEHPMLIDLETLLVPAIGSKDTDTSDVYKVLHQKISDSVLRTSLLPTQSYTLNRNQLLVDVSALGVGEEMGATSLIWRNVNTDGMSLGLVPTESTHTLKENLPRLGENPVYPDAFVEEIAGGFADMYQTLVNQREFLRSSESPLRKFAGKVSRVIFRNTGIYFHLLSQSYSDILTQAGVARSVSFDVLSRAMVLQDEQPKLWPLFHAEKQCLEQLDIPSFTSTTSSRDLYCNDQVVIQDFFPYCSLDAVMNRLQGLKDEELAFQQQIIRLSLYARYQQEPKLLAGVNPKVAKSAAHRALPIPVSTTPQSALSQRFLDASINLAEGLCQAAEWDGDRKTPGWLGVCYAHHNQSFFVNAIDVGLYSGVGGIGLFFAALAKVTGNRTWRDLALASTSSLRKVLREESSDELQKLSQLSSMAGADRLQSLIYSFTRMGDLLQDTSFVEAAYRIASLITPDSITKDPQFDLVGGTAGTLVHLLTLLPYLAGEQRQHVLNTAIACGEHLLAHQTRPQNGSRAWETWREQRLTGYSQGAAGIADALLRLFEVTQDERFRMAAIEAIAYEQTQFSEARQNWLDLRSSDNTCQVNWAHGAPGIALGRLNGLPQMDTPDIRQQIDTALQTTQNALVWGTDSLYWGTLGRVEVLLQAAQVLQRPELLQPAYAAAEQVLDRANREGTFTLFQNFPSDVTYPGFFYGRAGIGYELLRLAYPDQLPSVLSFQ; via the coding sequence GGTGCAACGCATTTTGCTCCAGGGAGACCAGATTCAACCTGATCATCTACCGGCCTGGACCAAGACGCTGGCTCAGATTATTGAAGTGGCAGAAGGATTTCGTGCAGAGCACTATCCAGATCTGCCCCAACCGCCCAAGCCAGTTCCCTTTCAAACGTTGTGTCTAACGGCAGTGGTCGTGGCCCAACAGCGTCTTAAGGCCCAAGCGGCAGAGTATAAAGCGCTGTTGTCGACAGACGCTTGGGACGCACTTTATTCATCTTTGCTGGATGAAGTCGCCCACGTGGCAGTGCCCACATTAATGGCGCGGTTTCATGAACTGCGGTCAACCAAAGGCGACTTAAACTTGTTTTTCTTAACCTCTGTGCAGTCGGAGCCCAGCACTGAACTCTATGAGGCTTTTGTCGAGCAGCACTTAGGCGACGGGTTGCGATCGCTCTTTGCTGAGCACAGTGTTTTAGGCCGACTCATGGCGACCCTGGTCGATTTATGGGTCGAGGCGACGGGTGAATTTTTAGCCCATTTGCAACAAGACTGGAGCCTGATCGAGCAGCGGTTTTCACCAGGGCATTCCTTAGGAAAGGTTATCGCCATTGAGCCTAGCCTGTCTGACCCTCACGAAGGCAGGCGGACAGTAGCCATCCTGACCTTTGATACCGGTCTGAAGGTCGTGTATAAGCCCAAAAAGTTGGGTTTAGCGGCAGCATTCAATGACTTTTTAGATTGGTGCAACCAGCAGGAAAATCTTCTGCCATTTGAATATCCGATCATTCTCGATCAGGAAACGTATGGCTGGGTGGAGTTTGTAGAAAACCGGTCGTGCTCATCAGAAGCCGCGATAGGAAGGTTTTATCGCCGACAGGGAATGATGTTGTGCTTGGTGGATATTCTCGAAGGCAATGACTTCCACTATGAGAATATTTTGGCCTGTGGGGAACACCCCATGCTGATCGATCTCGAAACCTTGTTGGTTCCGGCTATCGGTTCCAAGGACACTGATACTTCAGATGTCTATAAAGTTCTCCATCAAAAAATCAGTGATTCTGTATTACGCACATCTCTGCTGCCGACTCAGTCCTACACGTTAAATCGCAACCAATTGCTAGTAGATGTGAGCGCTCTTGGAGTGGGAGAAGAGATGGGGGCAACTTCCCTGATTTGGCGCAACGTCAATACGGATGGCATGTCTTTGGGGTTAGTTCCTACCGAAAGCACCCATACGCTGAAGGAGAATCTACCCCGACTCGGAGAAAACCCGGTTTATCCCGATGCCTTTGTGGAAGAAATTGCCGGTGGTTTCGCAGATATGTATCAAACCCTGGTGAATCAGCGTGAGTTTTTACGGTCCTCCGAAAGCCCTTTGAGAAAATTTGCGGGCAAAGTCAGTCGCGTTATTTTTCGCAACACGGGGATTTACTTCCATCTGTTGAGTCAGTCTTACAGCGACATTCTGACGCAGGCTGGAGTCGCTCGCAGCGTTAGCTTTGATGTGCTGAGTCGAGCCATGGTGCTGCAAGATGAGCAGCCGAAACTATGGCCGCTCTTCCATGCCGAAAAGCAATGTTTAGAGCAGCTCGACATTCCTTCATTTACCAGCACCACCTCCAGTCGCGATTTGTACTGCAATGACCAAGTAGTCATTCAAGACTTTTTTCCCTATTGCAGCCTTGATGCAGTCATGAACAGACTGCAAGGGTTGAAGGATGAAGAGCTGGCTTTTCAGCAGCAAATCATTCGCTTGTCTTTATATGCTCGCTATCAGCAAGAACCCAAGCTGCTCGCTGGCGTCAATCCCAAAGTAGCAAAAAGTGCAGCGCATAGAGCTTTACCCATACCCGTTTCCACCACTCCTCAGTCGGCCCTTTCCCAGCGATTTTTAGACGCCTCAATTAACCTGGCAGAAGGGCTTTGTCAAGCTGCAGAGTGGGATGGCGATCGCAAAACGCCTGGCTGGCTGGGGGTGTGCTACGCCCACCACAATCAAAGCTTTTTTGTCAATGCCATTGACGTGGGGCTATATTCGGGCGTTGGCGGCATCGGTCTATTTTTTGCAGCACTGGCCAAGGTTACTGGAAATAGGACCTGGCGTGACCTGGCTCTGGCTTCCACTTCGTCCCTGCGAAAAGTTCTCCGCGAAGAATCCTCAGACGAGCTGCAAAAGCTCTCGCAATTGTCAAGCATGGCTGGGGCCGATCGGCTGCAATCATTAATCTACAGCTTCACTCGCATGGGCGATCTGCTGCAAGATACAAGTTTCGTAGAAGCGGCTTATCGCATCGCCAGCCTTATCACTCCAGACTCGATCACTAAAGACCCGCAATTTGATCTGGTTGGTGGGACGGCAGGTACCTTGGTGCACTTACTCACGCTACTCCCTTACCTAGCAGGGGAGCAAAGGCAACACGTCTTAAACACGGCGATCGCCTGTGGAGAACATTTGCTGGCCCATCAAACGAGGCCACAGAATGGCTCCAGAGCTTGGGAAACCTGGCGCGAACAACGCCTGACCGGCTATTCCCAGGGAGCAGCAGGGATTGCCGATGCCCTGTTACGGCTATTTGAAGTGACTCAGGATGAGCGTTTTCGGATGGCAGCGATAGAGGCGATCGCCTACGAGCAAACCCAATTCTCAGAAGCGCGGCAGAACTGGCTAGACTTGCGCTCCTCCGATAACACTTGTCAGGTGAATTGGGCCCATGGCGCACCGGGCATTGCCCTGGGGCGACTGAATGGACTGCCCCAAATGGATACCCCTGATATTCGCCAGCAAATTGATACCGCCCTTCAGACCACCCAAAATGCACTGGTTTGGGGCACCGACTCTCTTTACTGGGGCACCTTGGGGCGGGTCGAAGTGCTGCTGCAAGCAGCTCAGGTGCTGCAGCGGCCAGAGCTGCTACAGCCGGCCTATGCCGCTGCTGAGCAGGTGCTAGACCGGGCCAATCGGGAAGGTACTTTTACCCTGTTTCAAAACTTCCCGTCCGATGTGACCTATCCAGGATTTTTCTATGGTCGAGCGGGCATCGGCTATGAACTGCTACGGCTGGCCTATCCAGATCAGCTGCCTTCCGTATTGAGTTTTCAATAG
- a CDS encoding MBL fold metallo-hydrolase: MTQTISFTKGSQLQAFTLCDFNSMAIQPFIQDVLNQFVESDDLEQAILAAAKSHDQVARVLFDIDPQNPLESFSLKEPYLFPAHNSALSLNYVNPKVHQLLNNGGNQVIRDPALWPDVHRVLHLCGRGDLSYQEICEQSSDRMVEFLDNLIKAWVVREDAPPQRVTLPQEPGVFRLQHAALLFRSHTTGLLVDPHLHSNYGIPGLQQDITRAMLEGYVDGILISHNHYDHWHLPTLMQFAPDIPIIVPKVPRASITCDDMAARLRELGFEQVIAVDWDSEPITIGDMKVHVLPFYGEQPLVPLYDTPKHPDLRNWGNTYLVETEDYTAWFLIDAGTDPMGAMTEVAERVQQTFGSLDMVLSNFQPLSFNSIGADLSGWGLDILGTMLSNPQIFATIGKEDGSYLSTLGPTGVAEICQLVNAKACLPYAHSWAELGHYTEHDTGLLKATQAELTQRGCKTQLIPWRIGDGYLRTSDQGSEAMVCRPAFYGMPTSTNRMSQLQLTN; the protein is encoded by the coding sequence ATGACTCAAACCATTTCCTTTACCAAGGGTTCTCAACTGCAAGCATTTACCCTTTGTGACTTCAACAGCATGGCCATTCAGCCATTTATTCAAGACGTACTGAATCAGTTCGTGGAGTCCGATGATCTGGAGCAGGCCATCTTGGCAGCGGCTAAAAGCCACGACCAGGTTGCTAGAGTCCTATTTGATATCGATCCGCAGAACCCCTTGGAGAGCTTCTCCCTCAAAGAGCCTTACCTATTTCCGGCCCACAATTCGGCCCTTTCCCTTAACTATGTCAACCCCAAAGTGCATCAACTGCTCAACAACGGTGGCAACCAGGTTATTCGTGACCCGGCTCTTTGGCCCGATGTGCATCGGGTACTCCACCTCTGCGGTCGAGGCGATCTCTCATATCAGGAGATTTGCGAGCAATCCAGCGATCGCATGGTGGAGTTTTTAGACAACCTGATCAAAGCTTGGGTCGTGCGAGAAGACGCGCCGCCGCAGCGGGTGACGCTGCCTCAGGAGCCTGGGGTCTTTAGATTGCAACATGCGGCCCTGCTGTTTCGTAGCCACACTACAGGCCTACTGGTAGACCCTCATCTGCATTCCAACTATGGTATCCCGGGTCTTCAGCAGGACATTACCCGAGCCATGCTGGAGGGCTATGTCGATGGCATTCTCATTTCCCACAACCACTATGACCACTGGCATTTACCGACACTGATGCAGTTTGCACCGGATATTCCCATCATTGTGCCCAAGGTGCCTAGAGCTTCGATTACCTGTGATGACATGGCGGCTCGCCTGCGGGAACTGGGTTTTGAGCAGGTCATTGCGGTGGATTGGGACAGTGAGCCCATCACCATTGGGGACATGAAAGTGCATGTACTGCCCTTCTATGGGGAGCAGCCCTTAGTGCCTTTGTACGATACCCCCAAACACCCCGATCTGCGTAACTGGGGCAACACCTACCTGGTCGAAACCGAAGACTACACCGCGTGGTTTTTAATTGACGCCGGAACTGACCCCATGGGAGCCATGACCGAAGTGGCGGAAAGGGTGCAGCAAACGTTTGGTTCCCTCGATATGGTGCTGAGCAATTTCCAGCCCTTGTCATTCAATTCCATCGGTGCGGATTTATCCGGCTGGGGATTGGACATTCTGGGCACCATGCTGAGCAATCCGCAAATTTTCGCCACGATTGGCAAAGAGGACGGCTCCTACCTCTCGACATTAGGCCCCACTGGAGTGGCTGAAATCTGTCAGCTTGTCAACGCTAAAGCTTGTTTGCCCTATGCCCACAGTTGGGCTGAGTTAGGCCACTACACCGAACACGACACAGGGTTACTGAAAGCCACCCAAGCGGAATTGACCCAGCGGGGATGTAAGACCCAACTGATTCCCTGGCGCATCGGCGATGGTTATCTACGGACCTCTGATCAGGGTTCCGAGGCGATGGTGTGTCGGCCCGCTTTTTACGGAATGCCAACGTCTACCAACCGAATGAGCCAGCTGCAACTCACCAACTGA